In the Streptomyces formicae genome, one interval contains:
- a CDS encoding SCO3242 family prenyltransferase yields the protein MSTPRDWAELLRLPALFTVPGDALAGAAATGLHPNHRTLLAIASSLCLYEAGMALNDWADRADDAVERPERPLPSGRITPPAALAAATALTATGLTLASSAGRPALTTAAALAGTVWAYDLGLKHTPAGPVAMAAARGLDLVLGAVATSGGAGATAGVRRGVGGGGVPSAALSSAGVLAAHTLAVTAVSRREAQGGSTAAPLAALAATTVLAHRVGRSPTPGSPSLRATSNAPTGLSGPNLSSGPNLSSAVSSAAVTAGSAERGTAQRALRGALTAAYVGTVAKPLFHAVLNPSPPLTQRAVGGGIRAMIPLQAALAARAGAAGTALVTAALAPAARKFARKVSVT from the coding sequence ATGAGTACCCCGCGCGACTGGGCCGAACTCCTGCGCCTCCCGGCCCTGTTCACCGTCCCCGGCGACGCCCTCGCCGGTGCGGCGGCCACCGGCCTGCACCCCAACCACCGCACCCTCCTCGCCATCGCCTCCTCCCTGTGTCTGTACGAAGCGGGCATGGCCCTCAACGACTGGGCGGACCGGGCGGACGACGCCGTCGAACGCCCTGAACGCCCCCTGCCCTCGGGCCGCATCACCCCACCCGCCGCCCTCGCCGCGGCGACGGCCCTCACGGCGACGGGCCTGACCCTGGCCTCCAGCGCAGGCCGCCCCGCCCTGACCACGGCCGCCGCTCTTGCGGGCACGGTCTGGGCCTACGACCTGGGCCTCAAGCACACCCCCGCGGGTCCGGTGGCCATGGCGGCGGCACGAGGGCTCGATCTGGTGTTGGGGGCGGTGGCTACGAGCGGTGGCGCCGGCGCCACCGCCGGCGTGAGGCGTGGTGTGGGCGGCGGCGGTGTGCCGTCTGCCGCGCTGTCGTCCGCCGGGGTGCTTGCCGCCCACACCCTGGCCGTCACCGCGGTCTCCCGCCGCGAGGCCCAGGGCGGCTCCACGGCTGCGCCCCTCGCGGCCCTCGCGGCGACCACGGTGCTGGCCCATCGAGTGGGCCGATCCCCGACCCCCGGCTCGCCGAGCCTGCGCGCCACGTCGAACGCTCCGACCGGGCTGAGCGGTCCGAACCTGTCGAGCGGTCCGAACCTGTCGAGCGCCGTCTCCTCGGCAGCGGTCACCGCCGGAAGCGCCGAGCGAGGCACCGCTCAGCGTGCCCTGCGCGGCGCTCTCACCGCCGCGTACGTCGGCACCGTGGCCAAGCCCTTGTTCCACGCCGTCCTCAATCCCTCACCTCCTCTCACCCAACGAGCCGTCGGCGGCGGAATCCGCGCCATGATCCCGTTGCAGGCCGCCCTGGCCGCCCGCGCGGGCGCCGCGGGAACCGCCCTCGTGACCGCCGCACTCGCCCCCGCGGCCCGGAAGTTCGCACGGAAGGTGAGCGTGACATGA
- a CDS encoding OFA family MFS transporter, translating into MTAEPIAARHASADPDATYREVTDARGRVYRIGESDREILGRPRWTMVALPWAAMLAISVFEYAFGAAENTLSAAHHWTSSNTFWVLSVWIFFQAAVSFPAGKLREKGILTSRAAMLTGSVLSLLGFVSLSHAPNVATAMAGFGLLGGVGSGLIYSTCVNMVGKWYPERRGGKTGFVNGAFAYGAVPFIFLFSYGFDTSNYRTVLDLVGLYVLAVTLVAGLFFKDPPKNWWPAEVDPLRLDGDARTAVALAKNPPAARQFTPGEALRTGVVPLMWVCMLCCAGVSIFGISFQVPFAKEMGFGPLIAASSMGVMSVINGTGRGVVGWLSDRLGRQRTLTYVCLVLAVAQFGVLWAGEMGNQPLFLFFAFLSGFSGGAFYPLFAALVPDYFGENNNASNYGMVYSAKLVSGLFGGGLGAMVVDSWGYVGAYTTAGVVSLVAAGLSLLLRQPGAPRARGALA; encoded by the coding sequence ATGACGGCGGAGCCCATCGCCGCACGACACGCGTCGGCAGACCCCGACGCGACGTACAGAGAAGTCACGGACGCGCGCGGTCGCGTCTACCGCATCGGCGAGAGCGACCGGGAGATCCTCGGCCGCCCGCGCTGGACCATGGTGGCGCTGCCCTGGGCGGCCATGCTCGCCATCAGCGTCTTCGAGTACGCCTTCGGAGCGGCCGAGAACACCCTCTCCGCGGCCCACCACTGGACGTCGTCGAACACCTTCTGGGTGCTCAGCGTCTGGATCTTCTTCCAGGCCGCGGTCTCCTTCCCCGCGGGCAAGCTGCGCGAGAAGGGCATCCTGACCAGCAGAGCGGCGATGCTGACGGGCTCGGTCCTCTCGCTGCTCGGCTTCGTCAGCCTCAGTCACGCGCCGAACGTGGCGACGGCCATGGCGGGCTTCGGCCTGCTGGGCGGCGTCGGATCGGGGCTGATCTATTCGACCTGCGTGAACATGGTCGGCAAGTGGTATCCGGAGCGGCGCGGCGGCAAGACGGGCTTCGTCAACGGCGCCTTCGCCTACGGGGCGGTGCCCTTCATCTTCCTGTTCTCGTACGGCTTCGACACGTCCAACTACCGGACCGTGCTCGACCTCGTCGGCCTCTACGTGCTCGCCGTGACCCTGGTGGCGGGCCTCTTCTTCAAGGACCCGCCGAAGAACTGGTGGCCCGCCGAAGTCGACCCGCTACGGCTCGACGGTGACGCGCGCACAGCCGTGGCACTGGCCAAGAACCCGCCCGCCGCACGGCAGTTCACTCCAGGAGAGGCCCTGCGCACCGGAGTGGTCCCCCTCATGTGGGTGTGCATGCTGTGCTGCGCGGGCGTCTCGATCTTCGGGATCTCCTTCCAGGTGCCGTTCGCGAAGGAGATGGGCTTCGGCCCGCTCATCGCGGCGTCGTCGATGGGCGTGATGTCGGTGATCAACGGCACGGGGCGCGGCGTGGTCGGCTGGCTCTCCGACCGGCTCGGCAGGCAGCGCACCCTCACGTACGTGTGTCTGGTGCTCGCGGTGGCGCAGTTCGGCGTGCTGTGGGCGGGCGAGATGGGCAACCAGCCGCTGTTCCTGTTCTTCGCCTTCCTCTCCGGCTTCTCCGGGGGCGCGTTCTATCCGCTGTTCGCGGCACTCGTACCGGACTACTTCGGAGAGAACAACAACGCCTCCAACTACGGCATGGTCTACAGCGCGAAGCTGGTCTCCGGCCTGTTCGGCGGCGGCTTGGGCGCCATGGTCGTGGACTCCTGGGGGTACGTCGGCGCCTATACGACGGCCGGCGTGGTGTCACTGGTCGCGGCGGGCCTCTCCTTGCTGCTGCGGCAACCGGGAGCGCCACGCGCGCGTGGCGCGCTGGCCTAG
- a CDS encoding nucleotide pyrophosphatase/phosphodiesterase family protein — MTPTPLLVLDVVGLTPRLLDHMPRLKALGRSGARARLDTVLPAVTCAAQSTFLTGTTPAEHGIVGNGWYFRELGDVLLWRQHNGLVAGDKLWDAARRAHPGYTVANICWWYAMGADTDFTVTPRPVYYADGRKEPDCYTRPPALHDELTDKLGTFPLFHFWGPGADLVSSRWIIDATRHILATRHPDLALSYLPHLDYDLQRFGPDDPRSHQAAADLDAALAPLLDDAEAEGRTVVALSEYGITRVNRPVDINRALRRAGLLEVHTQDGMEYLDPMASRAFAVADHQIAHVYVRRPEDLDATRAALEGLPGIEQLLDDEGKKAHHLDHPRSGELVAVADPDAWFTYYYWLDDARAPDFAQLVEIHRKPGYDPVELFMDPEDPYVRVKAASALARKKLGMRYRMAVVPLDPSPIRGSHGRLPTSEDNSPLILCSTPRAVGGRVAATEVKSLLLQLAGLH; from the coding sequence ATGACCCCAACCCCCTTGCTGGTCCTGGACGTCGTCGGCCTCACCCCGCGCCTCCTCGACCACATGCCGCGCCTCAAGGCCCTCGGCCGGTCCGGCGCCAGAGCCCGGCTCGACACCGTCCTGCCCGCCGTCACCTGCGCGGCCCAGTCCACGTTCCTCACCGGCACCACCCCCGCCGAACACGGCATCGTCGGCAACGGCTGGTACTTCCGCGAACTCGGCGACGTCCTCCTGTGGCGTCAGCACAACGGCCTGGTCGCGGGCGACAAGCTGTGGGACGCCGCCCGCCGCGCGCACCCCGGTTACACCGTCGCCAACATCTGCTGGTGGTACGCGATGGGCGCCGACACCGACTTCACCGTCACGCCCCGCCCCGTCTACTACGCCGACGGCCGCAAGGAACCCGACTGCTACACCCGGCCCCCGGCCCTGCACGACGAACTCACCGACAAGCTCGGTACCTTCCCTCTCTTCCATTTCTGGGGACCCGGCGCCGACCTCGTGTCCAGCCGCTGGATCATCGACGCCACCCGCCACATCCTCGCCACGCGCCACCCCGACCTGGCCCTGAGCTACCTCCCCCACCTCGACTACGACCTGCAGCGCTTCGGCCCCGACGACCCGCGCTCCCATCAAGCGGCGGCCGACCTGGACGCGGCCCTCGCCCCGCTGCTCGACGACGCCGAGGCCGAGGGCCGCACGGTCGTCGCGCTGTCCGAGTACGGCATCACGCGGGTGAACAGGCCCGTCGACATCAACCGCGCACTGCGCCGCGCGGGCCTGCTCGAGGTCCACACCCAGGACGGCATGGAGTACCTCGATCCGATGGCGTCCCGCGCCTTCGCCGTCGCCGACCACCAGATCGCCCACGTCTACGTGCGGCGACCGGAGGACCTCGACGCCACCCGCGCCGCCCTCGAAGGTCTCCCCGGCATCGAGCAACTCCTCGACGACGAAGGCAAGAAGGCACACCACCTGGACCATCCGCGCTCCGGTGAACTCGTCGCCGTCGCGGATCCGGATGCCTGGTTCACGTACTACTACTGGCTCGACGACGCCCGCGCGCCCGACTTCGCGCAGCTCGTCGAGATCCACCGCAAACCCGGCTACGACCCCGTCGAGCTCTTCATGGACCCCGAGGACCCCTACGTCCGCGTGAAGGCCGCGAGCGCGCTGGCCCGCAAGAAGCTCGGCATGCGCTACCGCATGGCGGTCGTGCCGCTGGACCCGTCACCTATTCGCGGCAGCCATGGCCGCCTCCCCACGAGCGAGGACAACAGTCCGCTCATTCTGTGCTCCACCCCCCGCGCCGTTGGCGGCCGTGTCGCGGCCACCGAAGTGAAATCGCTGTTGCTCCAGCTCGCGGGCCTGCACTGA
- a CDS encoding OFA family MFS transporter has protein sequence MTTTDLTTPLPYREVTDRNGRLYRIGESDRDIMGRPRWTMVLFPWMGMMGISSSEYAFTSAEDTLHDAHLWSSGHIFWLMGVWVFFQAAVAFPAGQLRESGRLPARYAMLLGALGTVLGYVSLAYAPQVTFAYVGFGMFSGIGAGLVYATCVNMVGKWYPERKGGKTGMVNGGFAYGSVPFVFLFTSYMDLSNYQGVLVSVGVLCALVVAVAGWFFKDPPKGWWPAHVDPLKVSEDPRIRRALEKNPPAVKQYTPKEAAHTPVLWMMWFCLLCTAGINIFGIAFQVPFGKDMGFAGGIVATAMSLKAIVNGTGRGVIGWISDRYGRRNTLVIVCVVLGCAQFGVLISGSMGSMPFFLFCSMVSGFGGGAIFPLFAAMTADYFGENNNATNYGMVYSSKLISGLVGSGMGAVVVNAWDYEGAFVIAGSIGLASAVLALFLKSPGRPRARHIAPNPHPIGEEMA, from the coding sequence ATGACAACCACCGACCTCACGACGCCCCTCCCCTACAGGGAGGTGACGGACCGCAACGGCCGCCTGTACCGGATCGGCGAGAGCGACCGGGACATCATGGGACGACCACGATGGACCATGGTGCTCTTCCCATGGATGGGCATGATGGGCATCAGCTCGTCGGAGTACGCGTTCACCTCCGCCGAGGACACCCTGCACGACGCGCATCTGTGGAGCAGCGGGCACATCTTCTGGCTGATGGGCGTGTGGGTCTTCTTCCAGGCCGCCGTGGCCTTCCCCGCGGGACAGCTGCGGGAGAGCGGGCGGCTGCCCGCACGGTACGCGATGCTCCTCGGAGCGCTCGGCACGGTCCTCGGCTACGTCTCGCTCGCCTATGCGCCGCAGGTGACCTTCGCCTACGTCGGATTCGGCATGTTCAGCGGCATCGGCGCCGGTCTGGTCTACGCGACCTGCGTGAACATGGTCGGCAAGTGGTACCCCGAGCGCAAGGGCGGCAAGACCGGCATGGTCAACGGCGGCTTCGCCTATGGCTCCGTGCCCTTCGTCTTCCTCTTCACCTCGTACATGGACCTGAGCAACTACCAGGGCGTGCTGGTGTCCGTGGGCGTCCTGTGCGCGCTGGTCGTGGCCGTCGCGGGATGGTTCTTCAAGGACCCGCCCAAGGGGTGGTGGCCCGCGCACGTCGACCCCTTGAAGGTGTCGGAGGACCCTCGCATCCGGCGGGCCCTCGAGAAGAACCCACCCGCCGTCAAGCAGTACACTCCCAAGGAGGCCGCCCACACCCCTGTGCTCTGGATGATGTGGTTCTGTCTGCTCTGCACGGCGGGGATCAACATCTTCGGGATCGCCTTCCAGGTGCCGTTCGGCAAGGACATGGGGTTCGCGGGCGGAATCGTGGCCACGGCGATGTCCTTGAAGGCGATCGTCAACGGCACGGGGCGCGGTGTGATCGGCTGGATCTCCGATCGCTACGGCCGCCGCAACACCCTCGTCATCGTCTGCGTCGTCCTGGGCTGCGCCCAGTTCGGCGTGCTGATCTCCGGGTCCATGGGGAGCATGCCGTTCTTCCTCTTCTGCTCCATGGTCTCCGGCTTCGGCGGCGGGGCGATCTTCCCTCTGTTCGCGGCCATGACGGCCGACTACTTCGGTGAGAACAACAACGCCACCAACTACGGAATGGTCTACAGCTCGAAGTTGATCTCGGGCCTTGTCGGCTCCGGCATGGGTGCCGTGGTGGTCAACGCCTGGGACTACGAAGGCGCGTTCGTGATCGCCGGCTCCATCGGCCTCGCCTCGGCCGTACTCGCACTCTTCCTGAAATCGCCGGGCAGGCCCCGGGCCCGGCACATCGCACCCAACCCGCACCCGATCGGTGAGGAGATGGCTTGA
- a CDS encoding sugar phosphate isomerase/epimerase family protein: MSESDSRPPDAAPGGGAIPGDGAIPVGRASGDSPPPGGLRFGYGTNGLTDLRLDDALGLLADLGYAGVGLTLDHMHLDPLDPDLATRTRHVARRLDQLGLTATVETGARYVLDPRRKHGPSLLDPDPERRADRVRLLIRAVRVAADLGAHAVHCFSGITPEGTDDDTAWKRLADALDPVLDAASGAGVPLAVEPEPGHLLSSLADFHHLRHALGDPELLGLTLDIGHCQCLEPLPPADCVKAAAPWLRHVQIEDMRRGVHEHLPFGDGEIDFPPVLEALAATGYQGLTVVELPRHSHAGPQLAAHSIEFLRRVAEGGTP; this comes from the coding sequence ATGAGCGAATCCGACTCCCGGCCGCCGGACGCCGCACCCGGCGGTGGCGCGATACCCGGCGATGGCGCCATACCCGTCGGTCGCGCATCCGGCGACAGCCCGCCGCCAGGCGGACTCCGCTTCGGCTACGGCACCAACGGACTCACCGACCTCCGCCTCGACGACGCCCTCGGTCTCCTCGCCGACCTCGGCTACGCGGGGGTCGGACTGACCCTCGACCACATGCACCTCGACCCCCTCGATCCCGATCTCGCCACCCGCACCCGGCACGTGGCCCGCAGGCTCGACCAGCTCGGTCTCACCGCCACCGTCGAGACCGGTGCCCGCTACGTCCTCGACCCGCGCCGCAAACACGGCCCCTCCCTTCTCGACCCCGATCCGGAACGGCGCGCCGACCGGGTCAGGCTGCTCATCCGGGCCGTCCGGGTCGCCGCAGACCTGGGCGCCCACGCCGTGCACTGCTTCAGCGGCATCACCCCCGAGGGCACGGACGACGACACCGCGTGGAAACGCCTCGCCGACGCCCTCGATCCGGTTCTGGACGCCGCGTCCGGCGCCGGTGTTCCGCTCGCGGTCGAGCCCGAGCCCGGCCATCTCCTCTCCTCACTCGCCGACTTCCACCACCTCCGTCACGCCCTCGGCGACCCCGAACTCCTCGGGCTCACTCTCGACATCGGCCACTGTCAGTGCCTCGAACCACTCCCTCCCGCCGACTGCGTCAAGGCCGCCGCGCCCTGGCTGCGGCACGTCCAGATCGAGGACATGCGCCGCGGCGTCCACGAACACCTGCCCTTCGGCGACGGCGAGATCGACTTCCCGCCCGTCCTCGAAGCGCTGGCAGCCACCGGATACCAGGGCCTGACCGTCGTCGAACTGCCCCGTCACTCCCACGCGGGACCCCAACTCGCCGCGCACTCGATCGAATTCCTGCGCCGCGTCGCCGAAGGAGGAACCCCGTGA
- a CDS encoding TatD family hydrolase — MRIFDPHIHMTSRTTDDYQAMYASGVRAVVEPAFWLGQPRTSPASFFDYFDSLLGWEPFRAAQYGIAHHCTIALNPKEANDPRCTPVLAALPRYLVKDNVVAVGEIGYDSMTPAEDTALAAQLQLAADHELPALVHTPHRDKLAGLRRTIDVVRESALPLERVLIDHLNETTVKEAKDSGCWLGFSVYPDTKMDEERMIAILRDVGPEKVLVNSAADWGKSDPLKTRKVADAMLAAGYDEDDVDLVLWRNPVAFYGLSGRLVLDVAGTEATHEGNSILRGGA, encoded by the coding sequence ATGCGCATCTTCGACCCCCATATCCACATGACCTCCCGCACCACCGACGACTATCAGGCGATGTACGCCTCGGGTGTCCGCGCGGTCGTGGAGCCCGCCTTCTGGCTCGGCCAGCCCCGCACCTCGCCCGCCTCCTTCTTCGACTACTTCGACTCCCTCCTCGGCTGGGAACCCTTCCGTGCCGCCCAGTACGGAATCGCCCACCACTGCACGATCGCGCTCAACCCCAAGGAGGCGAACGACCCCCGCTGCACCCCCGTCCTCGCCGCGCTGCCCCGCTATCTCGTCAAGGACAACGTCGTCGCCGTGGGCGAGATCGGCTACGACTCCATGACGCCCGCCGAGGACACCGCGCTCGCCGCCCAACTGCAACTGGCCGCCGACCACGAACTGCCCGCGCTCGTGCACACCCCGCACCGCGACAAGCTCGCGGGGCTGCGCCGCACGATCGACGTCGTCCGTGAGTCCGCTCTGCCGCTGGAACGCGTCCTGATCGACCACCTCAACGAGACCACGGTCAAGGAGGCCAAGGACAGCGGCTGCTGGCTCGGCTTCTCCGTCTATCCCGACACCAAGATGGACGAAGAACGGATGATCGCGATCCTGCGGGACGTCGGCCCGGAGAAGGTCCTGGTCAACTCGGCCGCCGACTGGGGAAAGAGCGACCCCCTCAAGACCCGCAAGGTCGCCGACGCGATGCTGGCCGCCGGGTACGACGAGGACGACGTCGATCTCGTGCTCTGGCGCAACCCGGTCGCCTTCTACGGGCTCAGCGGCCGCCTCGTCCTGGACGTCGCCGGTACGGAGGCCACCCACGAGGGCAACTCCATCCTGCGCGGCGGGGCGTGA
- the eboE gene encoding metabolite traffic protein EboE, with protein sequence MRFRHPDGSTVHLAYCTNVHPAETLDGVVAQLRDHCEPVRRRLGRDRLGIGLWLAKDAARALTTDPAALRGLRTELDRRGLEVVTLNGFPYEGFGAEEVKYRVYKPDWTDPERLAHTTDLARLLATLLPDDVTEGTISTLPIAWRTPFDSARAEAARAALTALAQRLDALAELTGRSIRIGLEPEPGCTVETTADAIAPLTAVGHDRIGICVDTCHLATSFEDPRTALDALTAAGIPVVKSQLSAALHAEHPHLPAVREALAAFDEPRFLHQTRTVNGTGLRGTDDLGEALTDQALPDTGPWRAHFHVPLHAAPAEPLTSTLPVLQDTLTRLVGGPRPLTRHLEVETYTWQALPPALRPRGRPQLAEGIAAELTLARDLLTDLGLKELP encoded by the coding sequence ATGCGCTTCCGGCACCCCGACGGCTCCACCGTCCACCTCGCGTACTGCACCAACGTGCACCCCGCGGAGACCCTCGACGGCGTCGTCGCCCAACTCCGCGACCACTGCGAGCCGGTGCGCAGACGCCTCGGCAGGGACCGGCTCGGCATCGGCCTGTGGCTCGCCAAGGACGCCGCGCGCGCCCTGACCACCGACCCCGCGGCGCTGCGCGGACTGCGCACCGAGCTCGACCGGCGCGGCCTCGAAGTCGTCACGCTCAACGGCTTTCCCTATGAGGGCTTCGGCGCCGAAGAGGTCAAGTACCGCGTGTACAAGCCGGACTGGACCGACCCGGAGCGCCTGGCCCACACCACCGACCTGGCGCGGCTCCTCGCGACCCTGCTCCCCGACGACGTCACCGAGGGGACCATCTCCACGCTCCCCATCGCGTGGCGCACCCCCTTCGACAGCGCCCGGGCCGAAGCCGCCCGGGCCGCTCTCACCGCACTCGCCCAACGCCTGGACGCACTCGCCGAGTTGACCGGACGCTCCATCCGCATCGGCCTCGAACCGGAGCCCGGCTGCACCGTCGAGACGACCGCCGACGCGATCGCCCCCCTCACCGCGGTCGGCCACGACCGCATCGGCATCTGTGTGGACACCTGTCACCTCGCCACCTCCTTCGAGGACCCGAGGACCGCCCTCGACGCCCTGACCGCCGCGGGCATCCCCGTCGTCAAATCGCAGCTCTCCGCCGCCCTGCACGCCGAACACCCCCATCTCCCCGCCGTGCGCGAGGCCCTCGCCGCCTTCGACGAACCCCGCTTCCTGCACCAGACCCGCACCGTCAACGGCACCGGGCTGCGCGGCACCGACGACCTCGGCGAAGCCCTCACCGACCAGGCCCTGCCCGACACCGGCCCGTGGCGCGCGCACTTCCACGTCCCCCTGCACGCGGCCCCCGCCGAGCCGCTCACCTCCACTCTCCCCGTGCTCCAGGACACCCTGACCCGCCTCGTCGGTGGCCCGCGTCCACTCACCCGTCATCTCGAGGTCGAGACCTATACCTGGCAGGCGCTGCCGCCCGCACTGCGCCCGCGTGGCCGCCCGCAGCTCGCCGAGGGCATCGCCGCGGAACTGACCCTCGCCCGTGACCTCCTCACGGACCTCGGCCTGAAGGAACTGCCATGA
- a CDS encoding sugar phosphate isomerase/epimerase family protein, translating into MSRNPLSADPEIAQRLSRRGMLGVAAGATAAALIGATATPAAAADTAADAAAGKGRGRPVLPPGRLGIQLYSLRDKVSTAGFAPVFAELEKYGYDEIEFAGYTQGSAGAITLAQLKRLARDHGLHPIGSHVGYYDDNNPNAYTFAQNLTKVLDDAEALGLKHIGTASGPFRYGSTVDGWKRAAEDFNTYGEAARKRGMKFYQHNHAEEFSFATDKPNVRLYDVLLAETDPDAVYLEMDIYWAFCAQFRFGKRPDGTPAPFEPLDYVLKQPHRYPLFHVKDGVRDETTRDGYRMSDVGDGDIDYKKFLSKVTARTPHGRRYHHWQTEHDNPAESYAFARKSSAHLHALRTGRCGD; encoded by the coding sequence ATGAGCCGCAATCCCCTGTCCGCCGACCCCGAAATCGCCCAGAGACTGAGCCGACGCGGCATGCTCGGCGTGGCCGCGGGAGCCACCGCCGCCGCCCTGATCGGCGCGACCGCCACACCGGCCGCCGCCGCGGACACCGCGGCGGACGCGGCGGCGGGCAAGGGCCGCGGCCGCCCCGTCCTGCCGCCCGGCCGCCTCGGCATCCAGCTCTACAGCCTCCGCGACAAGGTCTCCACCGCCGGATTCGCCCCGGTCTTCGCCGAGTTGGAGAAGTACGGATACGACGAGATCGAGTTCGCCGGATACACCCAGGGCTCCGCGGGGGCCATCACCCTCGCCCAGCTCAAGCGGCTGGCCCGCGACCACGGACTGCACCCCATCGGCTCGCACGTCGGTTACTACGACGACAACAACCCCAACGCGTACACCTTCGCGCAGAACCTGACCAAGGTCCTCGACGACGCCGAGGCGCTCGGCCTCAAGCACATCGGCACCGCGTCGGGGCCCTTCCGCTACGGCTCGACCGTCGACGGATGGAAGCGCGCGGCCGAGGACTTCAACACCTATGGCGAAGCGGCACGCAAGCGGGGCATGAAGTTCTACCAGCACAACCACGCCGAGGAGTTCTCCTTCGCCACCGACAAGCCGAACGTCCGCCTCTACGACGTGCTGCTCGCCGAGACCGACCCCGACGCCGTGTACCTGGAGATGGACATCTACTGGGCCTTCTGCGCCCAGTTCCGCTTCGGCAAGCGACCCGACGGCACCCCGGCCCCCTTCGAACCGCTCGACTACGTGCTCAAGCAGCCGCACCGCTATCCGCTGTTCCACGTCAAGGACGGCGTCCGTGACGAGACCACCCGCGACGGCTACCGCATGTCGGACGTCGGGGACGGCGACATCGACTACAAGAAGTTCCTGTCGAAGGTGACCGCCCGCACTCCTCACGGCCGCCGCTACCACCACTGGCAGACCGAACACGACAACCCGGCCGAGTCCTACGCCTTCGCCCGCAAGTCGAGCGCGCACCTGCACGCGCTGCGCACCGGGCGCTGCGGCGACTGA
- a CDS encoding EboA domain-containing protein, which yields MPAPRRRRRNPVTDTTGIAALRTRLESHLGGAARAWLDQATAEAGAAATASRAPGQGLSAEGDVPTWELRFAEAGRRCGPDHADAARVLLLHTAAADPETLTRVYAQGTAAERRAVLHSLPHLVPGPEALPLVEDALRANDTRLVAAAVGPYAAEHLSPHDWRHAVLKCLFTGVPVEAVTDLARRAHGDAELARMLGDYANERTAAGRPVPGDLHRVLALTAPTAPSPGEE from the coding sequence ATTCCTGCGCCGCGTCGCCGAAGGAGGAACCCCGTGACCGACACCACCGGGATCGCCGCCCTCCGCACCCGCCTCGAATCCCATCTCGGCGGGGCCGCCCGCGCCTGGCTCGACCAGGCCACCGCCGAGGCGGGCGCCGCGGCCACCGCCTCCCGGGCGCCCGGGCAGGGACTTTCGGCGGAGGGCGACGTGCCCACGTGGGAGCTGAGGTTCGCCGAAGCCGGACGCCGCTGCGGCCCCGACCACGCCGACGCAGCCCGCGTCCTCCTCCTGCACACGGCCGCCGCCGACCCGGAGACCCTGACCCGCGTCTACGCCCAGGGCACCGCGGCCGAACGCCGTGCCGTCCTGCACTCCCTGCCCCATCTGGTGCCGGGCCCCGAAGCCCTGCCCCTGGTCGAGGATGCCCTGCGCGCCAATGACACCCGCCTGGTCGCCGCGGCCGTCGGCCCCTACGCCGCCGAGCACCTCTCCCCGCACGACTGGCGGCACGCCGTCCTCAAGTGCCTGTTCACCGGCGTCCCCGTGGAGGCCGTCACCGATCTCGCGCGCCGTGCCCACGGCGACGCCGAACTGGCCCGGATGCTCGGCGACTACGCGAACGAACGCACCGCAGCGGGCCGTCCCGTCCCCGGCGACCTGCACCGCGTCCTCGCCCTGACCGCCCCCACGGCCCCCTCGCCCGGCGAGGAGTAG